A single Salmo trutta chromosome 14, fSalTru1.1, whole genome shotgun sequence DNA region contains:
- the LOC115208241 gene encoding interferon-induced protein 44 isoform X1: MLLNKKCIFSMTHTTFKAVQEKNVFPLHSMMSWVWKPKNGLHPDDIINALKGHLPEGYEFNPFHPLSDQKKEFIQNPSLSDKTHCLVSIVSADKISRMSVDVIDKMKSIRAAASRLKIPQVVVMTMPDMACDVVNKDVKRIFYSKAIKEKMQICSNELGLPMNCILPVKNYHDEGMLDNDMDILILNAMTQIMNFANDYLWNLQQHAIQK; encoded by the exons AtgttattaaataaaaaatgtattttcagtaTGACACACACTACATTCAAGGCCGTTCAGGAGAAAAACGTCTTCCCTTTGCATTCAATGATGTCATGGGTCTGGAAACCAAAAAATGGGTTGCACcctgatgacatcatcaatgCGCTGAAGGGCCATCTACCAGAGGGCTATGAG TTCAATCCTTTCCACCCATTATCGGATCAAAAAAAGGAATTCATTCAGAATCCCAGCTTAAGTGACAAAACTCACTGCCTGGTGAGTATTGTGTCAGCGGACAAAATCTCTCGCATGTCAGTGGATGTCATAGACAAGATGAAGAGCATCAGGGCAGCAGCCAGCAGACTGA AAATCCCTCAAGTTGTTGTCATGACCATGCCAGACATGGCTTGTGACGTGGTGAACAAGGATGTGAAGAGAATCTTCTACAGCAAGGCGATCAAAGAGAAG ATGCAGATCTGCAGTAATGAGCTAGGCCTTCCCATGAACTGCATCCTGCCGGTGAAGAACTACCACGACGAGGGGATGCTGGATAACGACATGGACATCCTGATACTGAACGCCATGACTCAGATTATGAACTTTGCCAACGACTACCTCTGGAACCTCCAACAACATGCAATTCAAAAATAG
- the LOC115208241 gene encoding interferon-induced protein 44 isoform X2 — MTHTTFKAVQEKNVFPLHSMMSWVWKPKNGLHPDDIINALKGHLPEGYEFNPFHPLSDQKKEFIQNPSLSDKTHCLVSIVSADKISRMSVDVIDKMKSIRAAASRLKIPQVVVMTMPDMACDVVNKDVKRIFYSKAIKEKMQICSNELGLPMNCILPVKNYHDEGMLDNDMDILILNAMTQIMNFANDYLWNLQQHAIQK; from the exons aTGACACACACTACATTCAAGGCCGTTCAGGAGAAAAACGTCTTCCCTTTGCATTCAATGATGTCATGGGTCTGGAAACCAAAAAATGGGTTGCACcctgatgacatcatcaatgCGCTGAAGGGCCATCTACCAGAGGGCTATGAG TTCAATCCTTTCCACCCATTATCGGATCAAAAAAAGGAATTCATTCAGAATCCCAGCTTAAGTGACAAAACTCACTGCCTGGTGAGTATTGTGTCAGCGGACAAAATCTCTCGCATGTCAGTGGATGTCATAGACAAGATGAAGAGCATCAGGGCAGCAGCCAGCAGACTGA AAATCCCTCAAGTTGTTGTCATGACCATGCCAGACATGGCTTGTGACGTGGTGAACAAGGATGTGAAGAGAATCTTCTACAGCAAGGCGATCAAAGAGAAG ATGCAGATCTGCAGTAATGAGCTAGGCCTTCCCATGAACTGCATCCTGCCGGTGAAGAACTACCACGACGAGGGGATGCTGGATAACGACATGGACATCCTGATACTGAACGCCATGACTCAGATTATGAACTTTGCCAACGACTACCTCTGGAACCTCCAACAACATGCAATTCAAAAATAG
- the LOC115208241 gene encoding uncharacterized protein LOC115208241 isoform X3, with amino-acid sequence MSVDVIDKMKSIRAAASRLKIPQVVVMTMPDMACDVVNKDVKRIFYSKAIKEKMQICSNELGLPMNCILPVKNYHDEGMLDNDMDILILNAMTQIMNFANDYLWNLQQHAIQK; translated from the exons ATGTCAGTGGATGTCATAGACAAGATGAAGAGCATCAGGGCAGCAGCCAGCAGACTGA AAATCCCTCAAGTTGTTGTCATGACCATGCCAGACATGGCTTGTGACGTGGTGAACAAGGATGTGAAGAGAATCTTCTACAGCAAGGCGATCAAAGAGAAG ATGCAGATCTGCAGTAATGAGCTAGGCCTTCCCATGAACTGCATCCTGCCGGTGAAGAACTACCACGACGAGGGGATGCTGGATAACGACATGGACATCCTGATACTGAACGCCATGACTCAGATTATGAACTTTGCCAACGACTACCTCTGGAACCTCCAACAACATGCAATTCAAAAATAG